The following proteins are co-located in the Terriglobales bacterium genome:
- a CDS encoding ABC transporter permease: MSLFDRPQKDSDLNDEIRFHLNMAAKDRIQNGQGVPDARNSALKEFGNVMQVKEATRGMWSGASLEAFWQDLRYGARMLVKSPGFALIAIMTLALGIGANTAIFSVVNGVLLNPLPFPQPEQLVSLFTEMPNFKNGSISYPNFEDWRRMNRSFSAMAVYRQAGFNLSGHGEPEHLHGEMISAGFFEILGVNPLLGRTFSGDEDRLGANPTVMITEALWKRRYGADPNIIGQRMVLNDVGRTIIGVVPSSFHLHIQNFQRGGPANEVYVPVGEFNEPQFHNNRAAGWGLDGIARMKSGVTFEQARADMDRVSRELAIVYPDVNGSNRAYLLTLKDEMVGDMRPVLLVILGAVLFVLLIACVNVANLLLARATGRSREFAVRIALGAGEMRIIRQLLTESVLLALLGGALGLVLAKFGTAAAIAAMPVTMPRAEDIGLDQRVLWFTLIVSVVSGIAFGLAPAWKTSRFDVGSTLKESGRTLAAGRSRAQGIFVISEMALAVVLLIGAGLMIRTLFVLWGLDPGFNPRNVMTFSFSGPASYKGKSPDLIRSNQRQLHDKLASLPGVEGVSFSWGATVMQSDNDDYFWIVGRPMPPRSQLPMTLHYAVEPDYLKAMQIQLKRGRFFTVADNEHAPRVAVIDESFAEKYFPDEEPIGQFINVNTDPNDPDKAPNPQIVGVVAHVNQWGLDSDAKSPLHAQMYEPIMQVPDSALKRGGLASDVYLRTTRPGVPSFEEMRQRLLDASGELVVFSPEPLEQIVAHSIGQKRFAMTLLAVFAGIALLLASVGIYGVLSYLVGQRTQEIGVRMALGAQRIDVLRLVLNDGARMTLVGLGIGVIAALGLTRLLSHMLFGIKPSDPLTFTAVALLLCGVALFACYVPAHRAMRVDPTVALRYE, from the coding sequence ATGTCTTTATTCGACAGGCCACAAAAAGATTCCGATTTGAACGACGAAATTCGATTTCATCTGAACATGGCAGCGAAAGATCGGATCCAAAATGGGCAGGGTGTTCCCGATGCCCGCAATTCCGCCCTCAAGGAGTTCGGTAACGTTATGCAGGTGAAGGAAGCGACACGTGGAATGTGGTCGGGAGCCTCTCTCGAGGCTTTTTGGCAAGATTTGCGGTACGGCGCTCGCATGCTGGTCAAGTCGCCGGGCTTTGCGCTCATTGCAATTATGACGCTCGCACTGGGTATCGGTGCAAATACCGCCATTTTTTCAGTCGTGAATGGCGTATTGCTCAATCCGCTGCCTTTCCCGCAGCCGGAGCAACTGGTTTCCTTATTCACCGAAATGCCCAACTTCAAGAACGGTTCGATTTCATATCCGAACTTCGAAGACTGGCGCAGGATGAATCGCAGCTTCAGCGCGATGGCCGTATACCGGCAAGCTGGATTCAATCTTTCAGGACATGGGGAACCCGAGCATCTGCATGGAGAGATGATCTCGGCCGGGTTCTTTGAGATCCTCGGAGTGAATCCTCTTTTGGGACGCACCTTCTCCGGTGACGAAGATCGGCTAGGCGCCAACCCAACCGTAATGATCACGGAAGCCCTGTGGAAGCGCAGGTATGGAGCTGATCCCAACATTATTGGGCAGCGCATGGTTCTGAATGATGTTGGTCGCACGATCATTGGAGTGGTCCCGTCGAGCTTCCATTTACACATTCAGAACTTTCAGCGGGGAGGGCCGGCAAACGAGGTCTATGTCCCGGTTGGGGAATTCAATGAGCCGCAGTTTCACAACAATCGCGCTGCAGGCTGGGGGCTGGATGGAATAGCCCGCATGAAATCTGGAGTCACCTTCGAACAGGCTCGTGCGGATATGGACCGCGTATCTCGCGAGTTGGCGATTGTCTATCCCGATGTCAACGGGAGTAACAGGGCTTACTTACTTACCCTCAAAGACGAGATGGTTGGCGATATGCGTCCCGTGCTTCTGGTGATTCTCGGCGCCGTACTGTTCGTGCTATTGATTGCCTGCGTGAATGTGGCGAATCTGCTGCTGGCGCGGGCTACCGGCCGAAGCCGTGAATTTGCCGTACGCATAGCTCTTGGGGCGGGCGAAATGCGGATAATCCGCCAACTGCTCACCGAAAGTGTATTGCTCGCGCTCCTGGGCGGTGCGCTCGGACTGGTTCTGGCGAAGTTCGGGACCGCGGCTGCAATTGCTGCCATGCCCGTTACCATGCCTCGTGCGGAGGATATCGGACTCGATCAGCGCGTTCTGTGGTTTACGCTCATTGTCTCTGTCGTTTCTGGCATCGCTTTTGGACTTGCTCCAGCCTGGAAGACATCTCGTTTCGACGTTGGCTCCACGTTAAAGGAGAGTGGCCGCACTTTGGCAGCCGGTCGTAGCCGCGCACAAGGCATTTTCGTCATCTCCGAAATGGCGCTCGCGGTGGTGTTGCTGATTGGAGCCGGTCTGATGATTCGAACGTTGTTCGTGCTCTGGGGGCTTGATCCTGGCTTTAATCCCCGCAATGTGATGACTTTTTCCTTTTCGGGACCGGCTTCTTATAAAGGCAAGTCTCCAGATCTCATTCGCTCTAACCAGCGGCAACTTCATGACAAACTGGCGTCCCTTCCTGGCGTTGAAGGAGTGTCGTTCAGTTGGGGAGCTACCGTTATGCAGTCGGACAACGACGATTACTTCTGGATAGTCGGCAGGCCGATGCCCCCACGAAGCCAACTGCCCATGACGCTGCACTACGCTGTCGAGCCTGATTACCTTAAGGCCATGCAGATACAGCTCAAGCGTGGACGGTTCTTTACCGTTGCCGACAACGAGCACGCTCCGAGAGTGGCGGTCATCGATGAAAGTTTTGCCGAAAAGTATTTTCCCGACGAGGAGCCCATCGGGCAATTCATCAACGTAAACACGGATCCGAATGATCCTGACAAGGCTCCGAATCCGCAGATCGTCGGCGTTGTCGCCCACGTGAACCAGTGGGGCTTGGATTCTGACGCGAAGAGTCCGTTGCATGCGCAGATGTACGAGCCCATCATGCAGGTACCCGACAGCGCACTCAAGCGTGGAGGATTGGCCTCCGATGTCTATCTGCGCACCACGCGACCGGGCGTGCCGTCCTTTGAAGAAATGCGCCAACGCTTGCTCGACGCTAGTGGAGAACTCGTCGTTTTCTCTCCGGAGCCGCTTGAGCAGATCGTCGCTCATTCGATCGGACAAAAACGCTTCGCGATGACTCTGCTTGCCGTCTTTGCCGGAATTGCCCTGCTGCTGGCCAGCGTAGGAATTTATGGCGTGCTCTCTTACTTGGTGGGACAGCGAACGCAGGAAATCGGAGTCCGGATGGCTTTAGGTGCCCAACGCATCGACGTATTACGCCTTGTCTTGAACGATGGCGCTCGTATGACGCTGGTTGGACTCGGAATTGGGGTGATCGCTGCCCTTGGGTTGACGAGGTTGCTCTCGCACATGCTGTTCGGAATTAAACCAAGCGACCCTCTAACATTCACGGCAGTCGCTCTGCTCTTGTGCGGTGTTGCCCTGTTTGCCTGCTACGTTCCAGCACATCGAGCCATGAGAGTGGATCCAACGGTAGCGCTTCGATACGAATAG
- a CDS encoding type II toxin-antitoxin system VapC family toxin, producing MTKFVLDASVALRWFLDKSIPPYAKRVKQMLMDGNRGIVPALWHLEMANSMVLAERRRVLSAGDVDLALRDIEQLIGLALDTDSTLVSVRQACGPARSFNLSAYDATYLTLARGEGLPLATLDDQLRLAARQAGVQIL from the coding sequence TTGACGAAGTTCGTTCTGGATGCCTCAGTGGCACTGCGCTGGTTTCTCGATAAGAGTATTCCTCCATACGCAAAGCGCGTAAAACAAATGCTCATGGACGGAAACCGTGGCATTGTGCCTGCGCTGTGGCACTTGGAGATGGCAAACTCGATGGTGCTCGCCGAACGGCGCAGAGTATTGTCTGCAGGCGATGTAGACCTGGCGTTGCGAGATATAGAGCAACTGATTGGTCTTGCTCTCGATACTGACTCCACCCTTGTTTCCGTTCGTCAGGCGTGCGGCCCGGCCCGCTCCTTCAATTTGTCGGCTTACGATGCGACATACCTTACTCTCGCAAGAGGGGAAGGCCTCCCTCTGGCGACTCTGGACGATCAGCTGCGCTTGGCAGCGCGGCAGGCAGGCGTTCAGATTCTATGA
- the dapF gene encoding diaminopimelate epimerase produces MSPKSIPFFKAEACGNDFLIVESANMSDDPAGLSRRLCDRHRGVGADGVEWVSIEADGRVIARLFNADGSEAEISGNGTRCVAAWVVETRGGSEVRVLTAAGEKECMLLRRSEHEFEFAVEMGHAEVLGEKTISVPGGNAKGLVISTGNPHFVEFVEQFPGGWQARAEAIGQGREFPQGTNVEFVKVLGPNRIEFRIFERGAGETQSSGTGSCASAIAGIHRGYVASPVEVQAPGGKQVVHWDGADALLLEGPARLVCQGEFFT; encoded by the coding sequence ATGAGTCCAAAGTCCATCCCCTTTTTTAAAGCTGAGGCCTGCGGCAATGACTTCCTCATTGTCGAGTCGGCAAATATGAGTGACGATCCAGCCGGTCTCTCTCGACGACTCTGCGATCGGCATCGCGGTGTCGGAGCTGACGGTGTCGAGTGGGTAAGCATCGAAGCAGATGGTCGCGTGATTGCTCGACTCTTCAATGCCGACGGCTCAGAGGCGGAGATCTCCGGAAATGGAACTCGCTGCGTTGCCGCATGGGTGGTAGAGACGCGCGGTGGCTCTGAAGTTCGCGTGCTGACCGCCGCCGGAGAAAAGGAGTGCATGCTTCTCCGCCGCTCAGAGCACGAATTCGAATTTGCCGTCGAGATGGGACATGCTGAAGTGCTGGGGGAGAAAACCATTTCTGTTCCCGGCGGAAATGCGAAGGGGCTCGTGATTTCAACCGGGAATCCGCATTTCGTGGAGTTCGTCGAACAGTTCCCCGGCGGATGGCAAGCTCGCGCAGAGGCGATTGGCCAGGGTCGCGAATTCCCCCAGGGAACAAACGTGGAGTTCGTGAAGGTGCTCGGACCTAACAGAATAGAATTCCGCATCTTCGAACGTGGAGCGGGAGAGACTCAGTCGTCGGGCACGGGATCCTGCGCATCCGCCATCGCCGGTATTCACCGTGGGTATGTCGCCTCTCCGGTTGAGGTTCAGGCTCCCGGAGGCAAACAAGTCGTCCATTGGGATGGAGCTGACGCTTTGTTACTCGAAGGTCCAGCACGTCTCGTGTGCCAAGGCGAGTTCTTCACCTAA
- a CDS encoding lipid-binding SYLF domain-containing protein, whose product MTTRLISLISASILLTTLCFAKDEGDREKLRERLNKAGTILDQITSAPDKGVPQEILANAECVGVIPTMMKAGFGFGGEYGQGVVTCKTAKGWSAPAFYRLGGGTFGLQIGGQAVDVVMLFMNERGVQSLMAHKIKLGADASASAGPVGRTAAADTNIAMHSEILTYSRSRGLFAGISLKGSWFEQNGGDTRTFYGKDLDFENILNGSIRPPTGSEQFISAVRKDFGEAKAAVRD is encoded by the coding sequence ATCGATCCTTCTGACGACGCTGTGCTTTGCGAAGGACGAAGGAGATCGCGAGAAACTCCGCGAACGACTCAACAAAGCAGGAACCATCCTCGACCAAATCACTTCGGCGCCAGACAAGGGTGTTCCCCAGGAGATTCTGGCCAACGCTGAGTGCGTTGGAGTCATTCCCACGATGATGAAAGCCGGCTTTGGCTTTGGAGGCGAGTACGGTCAAGGTGTTGTCACCTGCAAAACCGCCAAGGGTTGGAGCGCTCCCGCGTTCTACCGGCTCGGCGGCGGAACGTTTGGGCTGCAGATCGGTGGTCAAGCCGTCGATGTCGTCATGCTTTTCATGAATGAGCGCGGAGTGCAGTCGTTGATGGCCCACAAGATAAAGCTTGGCGCTGACGCATCTGCTTCTGCTGGTCCGGTCGGCAGAACCGCCGCTGCGGATACCAATATCGCCATGCATTCCGAAATCCTTACTTACTCGCGCTCGCGCGGATTGTTCGCAGGCATTTCGCTGAAAGGGAGCTGGTTTGAGCAGAACGGCGGCGACACGCGCACGTTCTATGGAAAAGACCTTGACTTCGAGAACATTCTGAACGGTTCCATCCGCCCACCAACCGGCTCGGAGCAGTTCATCTCCGCCGTGCGCAAAGACTTTGGCGAAGCCAAAGCGGCAGTGCGGGACTAA
- a CDS encoding LD-carboxypeptidase gives MAPAGPVNRQQFEAGVLALQQLGLEPVFSQGIFEHELYFAGGVRRRVDELHEMFRAPEVKAVICARGGYGSNYLLPHLDLDLIAKHPKIFCGYSDLTTLLTYFHDKLRLVGFHGPMVAKDFARPDGVHVKSFSCASSGQPQWNITNSDSPGMEAICEGEAEGKLYGGCLSLLVSSLGTPYEIQTEDTILFLEDLGEWPYRIDRMLMHLKYAGKLEKVRGIVFGEMLECSPPADSGYTLQQVIARILGDVNIPVAFGLRSGHVSGANITLPIGVSARLTVAETATLEILEAATHPRSETIKAGRN, from the coding sequence GTGGCACCGGCTGGCCCAGTGAATCGCCAGCAGTTCGAAGCCGGTGTTCTCGCCTTGCAGCAGCTTGGACTGGAGCCAGTGTTTTCACAGGGGATCTTTGAACACGAACTCTACTTTGCCGGCGGAGTGCGACGGCGCGTTGACGAACTTCACGAGATGTTCCGCGCGCCGGAGGTGAAAGCTGTTATCTGTGCGCGCGGTGGATACGGCTCGAATTATCTACTGCCCCATCTGGATCTCGATCTGATCGCGAAACATCCGAAGATCTTCTGCGGTTACAGCGATCTCACGACACTTCTTACGTATTTCCACGACAAGCTCCGACTTGTAGGTTTTCATGGCCCCATGGTAGCCAAGGACTTTGCGCGGCCCGATGGCGTGCATGTGAAGTCGTTCTCATGTGCGAGCTCTGGGCAGCCACAATGGAACATCACGAATTCCGACTCGCCTGGGATGGAAGCGATCTGTGAAGGAGAAGCCGAAGGAAAACTTTATGGAGGCTGTCTCTCATTGCTCGTGTCCTCCCTTGGAACTCCTTACGAGATTCAGACCGAAGACACGATCCTCTTTCTAGAAGACCTTGGCGAATGGCCCTATCGCATTGATCGCATGTTGATGCACTTGAAGTATGCGGGCAAGCTGGAGAAAGTTCGGGGGATCGTTTTTGGAGAGATGCTCGAGTGTTCTCCTCCTGCCGACTCCGGCTACACGCTTCAGCAGGTGATCGCACGCATCCTCGGTGATGTGAATATCCCCGTAGCTTTCGGACTGCGCTCCGGTCATGTGTCTGGCGCAAACATCACGCTACCGATCGGGGTGAGTGCGCGACTCACGGTCGCCGAGACCGCCACTCTCGAGATTCTGGAGGCTGCAACCCACCCGCGAAGCGAAACCATCAAGGCAGGACGGAATTGA
- a CDS encoding MgtC/SapB family protein translates to MQPLSHMSDLQWKHMMFLSSSVARLLLAGLLGGLIGLERTIHRKSAGIRTNMFICFGAAMFTILSDIIPDPSLADRTRIASNIVQGVGFLGAGAILHAKGGVSGLTTAATIWVVASIGIAAGAGHYLLATFATTIILLALLVLGSIEAKLGLKSLTMSYEIKGESAPKILDELNELIEDHRLSMQGLQVGRSQNLSRVTFTITCTLPEHEKLQAALKLAPDFESISTFNAVSEE, encoded by the coding sequence ATGCAACCGCTGTCTCACATGTCCGACCTCCAATGGAAACACATGATGTTTCTATCCTCGAGCGTCGCGCGCCTGCTGCTCGCGGGGTTACTGGGCGGATTGATTGGTCTGGAGCGGACGATTCACCGCAAGAGCGCAGGCATCCGCACCAATATGTTTATCTGTTTCGGAGCGGCGATGTTCACGATTCTATCGGACATCATTCCCGATCCAAGCCTTGCCGATCGCACCCGCATCGCCTCAAACATAGTTCAAGGCGTGGGCTTTCTTGGAGCGGGAGCAATTCTTCATGCGAAGGGGGGAGTCTCAGGACTTACTACCGCGGCCACGATTTGGGTGGTCGCATCGATAGGTATTGCCGCCGGTGCGGGTCATTACCTGCTGGCTACGTTCGCGACAACCATTATTCTTCTCGCACTGCTCGTTCTCGGCTCGATCGAAGCCAAGCTCGGATTGAAGAGCCTGACTATGAGTTACGAGATCAAAGGTGAGAGCGCTCCCAAGATTCTCGATGAGCTCAATGAACTAATCGAGGATCACCGTCTCTCGATGCAGGGACTCCAAGTTGGCCGATCGCAAAATCTATCGCGTGTGACGTTTACCATTACTTGTACGCTACCAGAGCACGAGAAGCTTCAGGCCGCCCTCAAACTGGCTCCGGATTTCGAGAGCATCTCCACCTTTAATGCGGTTTCTGAGGAATGA
- a CDS encoding PadR family transcriptional regulator, with the protein MNPRYQNRIELLQGTLDLLILQTLMWGEQHGYGISQVIRTHSGDVLQVDTGSLYPALHRLEKQKWIKSEWKLTENNQRAKFYQLTAAGRKQLTEERSRWTQMSDAIAAVLNPVRTE; encoded by the coding sequence TTGAATCCTCGTTATCAAAACCGCATTGAACTGCTGCAGGGCACGCTTGATCTCCTGATTCTGCAAACCTTGATGTGGGGAGAGCAGCACGGATATGGCATCAGCCAGGTGATCCGTACGCATTCCGGAGATGTTCTTCAGGTCGATACTGGATCGCTCTATCCCGCGCTGCATCGCCTGGAGAAGCAGAAGTGGATCAAGTCGGAGTGGAAGCTTACTGAGAACAATCAGCGCGCGAAGTTTTATCAGCTTACGGCGGCAGGGCGTAAGCAACTCACCGAAGAACGCTCCCGCTGGACGCAGATGTCGGACGCGATTGCGGCAGTGCTGAATCCGGTTCGCACGGAGTAA